A genome region from Camelina sativa cultivar DH55 chromosome 10, Cs, whole genome shotgun sequence includes the following:
- the LOC104719429 gene encoding transcription factor GTE11-like isoform X4: MTVSNGGFPGDYFRHNFDNASDCFKRESVEDETFGVPRRVLPLSDLSSSERKKLIHKLRQELQQIRSFQKTVALPNSTTLTSTPACNLPRPTKSFGMSRCSTTTNPGPKPEPLSTCTMLQMKQCEILLKRLMSHQHGWLFKSPVDVVKLNIPDYFSIIKHPMDLGTVKTKLTSGTYLTPSEFSADVRLTFRNAMTYNPIGNKVFNMADSLSKFFELKWKTIEKKSSGTTSEPSNLATYADKEVVMPEPLAKKRKINAVNLEPAKRVMADEDKVKLGRDLGSLTEFPVHIINFLRDHSSKEDGSGDDEIEIDVNDLSHDALFQLRDLFDEFMRQNQKKDSNGEPCELELLHGSGPGNSLMQHCDGSELEDEYVDVGNYEHPISHISSVKTEKGSSSSESVPDDPTTTRLLCLSKGPESMDSESPLDGATSSSPKRKPSVGGLNQLENASKGKLSPVEGVNSHKDGNSAQNEKQLPPEKRYRAALLKSQYADLILKAREKTLNQNEKRNPEKLRLEKDELELQKKKEKARLQAEAKEAEEARRKAKAQAAAEAAAEAKRKLGLEREAARQALLEMEKSVEINENSRFLKDLELLKTVNTDHLTNLREVGHDSDGLGVFGFGGSNPLEQLGLFMKHDEDEDEADLLCFQDPSNEVEEGEID, translated from the exons ATGACTGTGAGTAACGGTGGTTTCCCAGGAGATTACTTTCGTCATAATTTTGATAATGCTTCCGATTGTTTCAAGAGAGAGTCTGTTGAAGATGAAACTTTTGGTGTCCCCAGAAGGGTTTTACCCTTGTCTGACTTGTCATCATCCGAAAGGAAAAAGCTGATTCATAAGCTTCGACAGGAGCTGCAACAGATACGCTCCTTTCAGAAGACTGTTGCCCTTCCTAACTCTACGACTCTCACTAGTACACCTGCATGCAATTTGCCTCGTCCCACGAAGAGTTTTGGTATGTCACGTTGCTCTACTACTACTAACCCAGGACCCAAACCTGAGCCCCTTTCCACTTGTACAATGCTTCAGATGAAGCAATGTGAGATCCTCTTGAAACGATTGATGTCGCATCAGCATGGTTGGCTTTTTAAATCTCCTGTTGATGTTGTCAAGCTCAACATACCTGATTATTTTTCCATTATCAAACATCCTATGGATTTAGGAACTGTTAAGACCAAGTTAACCTCCGGCACATATTTAACCCCATCTGAGTTTTCTGCTGATGTCCGTCTTACTTTTCGTAACGCAATGACATATAACCCCATCGGAAACAAGGTTTTTAACATGGCTGATTCTCTCTCCAAGTTTTTTGAGTTGAAGTGGAAAACTATTGAGAAGAAGTCATCTGGAACCACCTCCGAACCAAGTAACTTGGCTACCTATGCTGACAAAGAGGTTGTAATGCCTGAGCCTCTTGctaagaagagaaagatcaatGCTGTGAACTTAGAGCCTGCTAAACGGGTTATGGCAGATGAGGATAAAGTAAAGCTTGGCAGAGATTTGGGCTCCTTAACAGAATTCCCAGTACATATAATCAATTTTCTGAGAGATCACAGCTCCAAGGAAGATGGATCTGGAGACGATGAGATAGAGATTGACGTTAATGATCTCAGTCATGATGCCTTGTTCCAGTTGCGGGATCTCTTTGATGAGTTCATGCGacaaaatcagaagaaagaTTCAAACGGTGAACCCTGTGAGCTAGAG CTTTTACATGGGTCAGGGCCCGGAAATTCATTGATGCAACACTGTGATG GGAGTGAATTGGAGGACGAGTATGTTGACGTTGGTAATTATGAGCACCCTATATCTCACATCTCATCTGTCAAGACAGAAAAAG GCTCTAGTAGCTCGGAGAGTGTACCAGATGATCCTACAACCACAAGATTATTGTGTTTATCAAAG GGTCCTGAGAGCATGGATTCGGAATCTCCCTTGGATGGAGCTACAAGCAGTTCCCCAAAGAGAAAAC CTTCCGTCGGTGGATTAAATCAGTTGGAAAATGCATCCAAAGGGAAGCTAAGTCCTGTTGAAGGGGTCAATAGTCATAAAGATG GAAATAGTGCTCAGAATGAGAAGCAACTACCTCCGGAAAAGCGTTACAGGGCTGCTCTATTGAAAAGTCAATATGCGGATTTAATCTTGAAGGCTCGAGAGAAAACTCTTAATCAG AATGAGAAACGAAACCCAGAGAAACTGCGACTTGAGAAGGATGAACTCgaattgcaaaagaagaaaG AAAAAGCACGGTTACAAGCAGAAGCCAAGGAAGCTGAAGAAGCTCGTAGAAAAGCTAAGGCACAGGCTGCAGCTGAAGCTGCGGCTGAGGCTAAAAGGAAATTGGGACTTGAAAGAGAAGCAGCCCGACAGGCATTGCTTGAG ATGGAGAAGTCGGTTGAAATAAATGAGAATTCAAGGTTCCTCAAGGACCTTGAACTGCTTAAAACGGTTAACACGGACCATTTGACAAATCTAAGAGAGGTTGGCCATGACTCTGATGGGCTGGGTGTTTTTGGGTTTGGAGGAAGCAATCCTCTAGAGCAGCTGGGGCTATTTATGAAAcatgatgaggatgaagatgaagccGACCTGCTTTGTTTTCAAGATCCCAGCAACGAAGTAGAAGAGGGTGAAATTGACTGA
- the LOC104719429 gene encoding transcription factor GTE9-like isoform X1, with translation MTVSNGGFPGDYFRHNFDNASDCFKRESVEDETFGVPRRVLPLSDLSSSERKKLIHKLRQELQQIRSFQKTVALPNSTTLTSTPACNLPRPTKSFGMSRCSTTTNPGPKPEPLSTCTMLQMKQCEILLKRLMSHQHGWLFKSPVDVVKLNIPDYFSIIKHPMDLGTVKTKLTSGTYLTPSEFSADVRLTFRNAMTYNPIGNKVFNMADSLSKFFELKWKTIEKKSSGTTSEPSNLATYADKEVVMPEPLAKKRKINAVNLEPAKRVMADEDKVKLGRDLGSLTEFPVHIINFLRDHSSKEDGSGDDEIEIDVNDLSHDALFQLRDLFDEFMRQNQKKDSNGEPCELELLHGSGPGNSLMQHCDGSELEDEYVDVGNYEHPISHISSVKTEKGSSSSESVPDDPTTTRLLSSSKGPESMDSESPLDGATSSSPKRKPASVGGLNQLEDASKGKLSPVEGVNSHKDGNRAQNEKQLPPEKRYRAALLKSQYADLILKAREKTLNQNEKRNPEKLRLEKDELELQKKKEKARLQAEAKEAEEARRKAKAQAAAEAAAEAKRKLGLEREAARQALLEMEKSVEINENSRFLKDLELLKTVNTDHLTNLREVGHDSDGLGVFGFGGSNPLEQLGLFMKHDEDEDEADLLCFQDPSNEVEEGEID, from the exons ATGACTGTGAGTAACGGTGGTTTCCCAGGAGATTACTTTCGTCATAATTTTGATAATGCTTCCGATTGTTTCAAGAGAGAGTCTGTTGAAGATGAAACTTTTGGTGTCCCCAGAAGGGTTTTACCCTTGTCTGACTTGTCATCATCCGAAAGGAAAAAGCTGATTCATAAGCTTCGACAGGAGCTGCAACAGATACGCTCCTTTCAGAAGACTGTTGCCCTTCCTAACTCTACGACTCTCACTAGTACACCTGCATGCAATTTGCCTCGTCCCACGAAGAGTTTTGGTATGTCACGTTGCTCTACTACTACTAACCCAGGACCCAAACCTGAGCCCCTTTCCACTTGTACAATGCTTCAGATGAAGCAATGTGAGATCCTCTTGAAACGATTGATGTCGCATCAGCATGGTTGGCTTTTTAAATCTCCTGTTGATGTTGTCAAGCTCAACATACCTGATTATTTTTCCATTATCAAACATCCTATGGATTTAGGAACTGTTAAGACCAAGTTAACCTCCGGCACATATTTAACCCCATCTGAGTTTTCTGCTGATGTCCGTCTTACTTTTCGTAACGCAATGACATATAACCCCATCGGAAACAAGGTTTTTAACATGGCTGATTCTCTCTCCAAGTTTTTTGAGTTGAAGTGGAAAACTATTGAGAAGAAGTCATCTGGAACCACCTCCGAACCAAGTAACTTGGCTACCTATGCTGACAAAGAGGTTGTAATGCCTGAGCCTCTTGctaagaagagaaagatcaatGCTGTGAACTTAGAGCCTGCTAAACGGGTTATGGCAGATGAGGATAAAGTAAAGCTTGGCAGAGATTTGGGCTCCTTAACAGAATTCCCAGTACATATAATCAATTTTCTGAGAGATCACAGCTCCAAGGAAGATGGATCTGGAGACGATGAGATAGAGATTGACGTTAATGATCTCAGTCATGATGCCTTGTTCCAGTTGCGGGATCTCTTTGATGAGTTCATGCGacaaaatcagaagaaagaTTCAAACGGTGAACCCTGTGAGCTAGAG CTTTTACATGGGTCAGGGCCCGGAAATTCATTGATGCAACACTGTGATG GGAGTGAATTGGAGGACGAGTATGTTGACGTTGGTAATTATGAGCACCCTATATCTCACATCTCATCTGTCAAGACAGAAAAAG GCTCTAGTAGCTCGGAGAGTGTACCAGATGATCCTACAACCACAAGATTGTTGAGTTCATCAAAG GGTCCTGAGAGCATGGATTCGGAATCTCCCTTGGATGGAGCTACAAGCAGTTCCCCAAAGAGAAAAC CAGCTTCCGTCGGTGGATTAAATCAGTTGGAAGATGCATCCAAAGGGAAGCTAAGTCCTGTTGAAGGGGTCAATAGTCATAAAGATG GAAATAGAGCTCAGAATGAGAAGCAACTACCTCCGGAAAAGCGTTACAGGGCTGCTCTATTGAAAAGTCAATATGCGGATTTAATCTTGAAGGCTCGAGAGAAAACTCTTAATCAG AATGAGAAACGAAACCCAGAGAAACTGCGACTTGAGAAGGATGAACTCgaattgcaaaagaagaaaG AAAAAGCACGGTTACAAGCAGAAGCCAAGGAAGCTGAAGAAGCTCGTAGAAAAGCTAAGGCACAGGCTGCAGCTGAAGCTGCGGCTGAGGCTAAAAGGAAATTGGGACTTGAAAGAGAAGCAGCCCGACAGGCATTGCTTGAG ATGGAGAAGTCGGTTGAAATAAATGAGAATTCAAGGTTCCTCAAGGACCTTGAACTGCTTAAAACGGTTAACACGGACCATTTGACAAATCTAAGAGAGGTTGGCCATGACTCTGATGGGCTGGGTGTTTTTGGGTTTGGAGGAAGCAATCCTCTAGAGCAGCTGGGGCTATTTATGAAAcatgatgaggatgaagatgaagccGACCTGCTTTGTTTTCAAGATCCCAGCAACGAAGTAGAAGAGGGTGAAATTGACTGA
- the LOC104719429 gene encoding transcription factor GTE11-like isoform X3, whose product MTVSNGGFPGDYFRHNFDNASDCFKRESVEDETFGVPRRVLPLSDLSSSERKKLIHKLRQELQQIRSFQKTVALPNSTTLTSTPACNLPRPTKSFGMSRCSTTTNPGPKPEPLSTCTMLQMKQCEILLKRLMSHQHGWLFKSPVDVVKLNIPDYFSIIKHPMDLGTVKTKLTSGTYLTPSEFSADVRLTFRNAMTYNPIGNKVFNMADSLSKFFELKWKTIEKKSSGTTSEPSNLATYADKEVVMPEPLAKKRKINAVNLEPAKRVMADEDKVKLGRDLGSLTEFPVHIINFLRDHSSKEDGSGDDEIEIDVNDLSHDALFQLRDLFDEFMRQNQKKDSNGEPCELELLHGSGPGNSLMQHCDGSELEDEYVDVGNYEHPISHISSVKTEKGSSSSESVPDDPTTTRLLSSSKGPESMDSESPLDGATSSSPKRKPSVGGLNQLEDASKGKLSPVEGVNSHKDGNRAQNEKQLPPEKRYRAALLKSQYADLILKAREKTLNQNEKRNPEKLRLEKDELELQKKKEKARLQAEAKEAEEARRKAKAQAAAEAAAEAKRKLGLEREAARQALLEMEKSVEINENSRFLKDLELLKTVNTDHLTNLREVGHDSDGLGVFGFGGSNPLEQLGLFMKHDEDEDEADLLCFQDPSNEVEEGEID is encoded by the exons ATGACTGTGAGTAACGGTGGTTTCCCAGGAGATTACTTTCGTCATAATTTTGATAATGCTTCCGATTGTTTCAAGAGAGAGTCTGTTGAAGATGAAACTTTTGGTGTCCCCAGAAGGGTTTTACCCTTGTCTGACTTGTCATCATCCGAAAGGAAAAAGCTGATTCATAAGCTTCGACAGGAGCTGCAACAGATACGCTCCTTTCAGAAGACTGTTGCCCTTCCTAACTCTACGACTCTCACTAGTACACCTGCATGCAATTTGCCTCGTCCCACGAAGAGTTTTGGTATGTCACGTTGCTCTACTACTACTAACCCAGGACCCAAACCTGAGCCCCTTTCCACTTGTACAATGCTTCAGATGAAGCAATGTGAGATCCTCTTGAAACGATTGATGTCGCATCAGCATGGTTGGCTTTTTAAATCTCCTGTTGATGTTGTCAAGCTCAACATACCTGATTATTTTTCCATTATCAAACATCCTATGGATTTAGGAACTGTTAAGACCAAGTTAACCTCCGGCACATATTTAACCCCATCTGAGTTTTCTGCTGATGTCCGTCTTACTTTTCGTAACGCAATGACATATAACCCCATCGGAAACAAGGTTTTTAACATGGCTGATTCTCTCTCCAAGTTTTTTGAGTTGAAGTGGAAAACTATTGAGAAGAAGTCATCTGGAACCACCTCCGAACCAAGTAACTTGGCTACCTATGCTGACAAAGAGGTTGTAATGCCTGAGCCTCTTGctaagaagagaaagatcaatGCTGTGAACTTAGAGCCTGCTAAACGGGTTATGGCAGATGAGGATAAAGTAAAGCTTGGCAGAGATTTGGGCTCCTTAACAGAATTCCCAGTACATATAATCAATTTTCTGAGAGATCACAGCTCCAAGGAAGATGGATCTGGAGACGATGAGATAGAGATTGACGTTAATGATCTCAGTCATGATGCCTTGTTCCAGTTGCGGGATCTCTTTGATGAGTTCATGCGacaaaatcagaagaaagaTTCAAACGGTGAACCCTGTGAGCTAGAG CTTTTACATGGGTCAGGGCCCGGAAATTCATTGATGCAACACTGTGATG GGAGTGAATTGGAGGACGAGTATGTTGACGTTGGTAATTATGAGCACCCTATATCTCACATCTCATCTGTCAAGACAGAAAAAG GCTCTAGTAGCTCGGAGAGTGTACCAGATGATCCTACAACCACAAGATTGTTGAGTTCATCAAAG GGTCCTGAGAGCATGGATTCGGAATCTCCCTTGGATGGAGCTACAAGCAGTTCCCCAAAGAGAAAAC CTTCCGTCGGTGGATTAAATCAGTTGGAAGATGCATCCAAAGGGAAGCTAAGTCCTGTTGAAGGGGTCAATAGTCATAAAGATG GAAATAGAGCTCAGAATGAGAAGCAACTACCTCCGGAAAAGCGTTACAGGGCTGCTCTATTGAAAAGTCAATATGCGGATTTAATCTTGAAGGCTCGAGAGAAAACTCTTAATCAG AATGAGAAACGAAACCCAGAGAAACTGCGACTTGAGAAGGATGAACTCgaattgcaaaagaagaaaG AAAAAGCACGGTTACAAGCAGAAGCCAAGGAAGCTGAAGAAGCTCGTAGAAAAGCTAAGGCACAGGCTGCAGCTGAAGCTGCGGCTGAGGCTAAAAGGAAATTGGGACTTGAAAGAGAAGCAGCCCGACAGGCATTGCTTGAG ATGGAGAAGTCGGTTGAAATAAATGAGAATTCAAGGTTCCTCAAGGACCTTGAACTGCTTAAAACGGTTAACACGGACCATTTGACAAATCTAAGAGAGGTTGGCCATGACTCTGATGGGCTGGGTGTTTTTGGGTTTGGAGGAAGCAATCCTCTAGAGCAGCTGGGGCTATTTATGAAAcatgatgaggatgaagatgaagccGACCTGCTTTGTTTTCAAGATCCCAGCAACGAAGTAGAAGAGGGTGAAATTGACTGA
- the LOC104719429 gene encoding transcription factor GTE11-like isoform X2, translating to MTVSNGGFPGDYFRHNFDNASDCFKRESVEDETFGVPRRVLPLSDLSSSERKKLIHKLRQELQQIRSFQKTVALPNSTTLTSTPACNLPRPTKSFGMSRCSTTTNPGPKPEPLSTCTMLQMKQCEILLKRLMSHQHGWLFKSPVDVVKLNIPDYFSIIKHPMDLGTVKTKLTSGTYLTPSEFSADVRLTFRNAMTYNPIGNKVFNMADSLSKFFELKWKTIEKKSSGTTSEPSNLATYADKEVVMPEPLAKKRKINAVNLEPAKRVMADEDKVKLGRDLGSLTEFPVHIINFLRDHSSKEDGSGDDEIEIDVNDLSHDALFQLRDLFDEFMRQNQKKDSNGEPCELELLHGSGPGNSLMQHCDGSELEDEYVDVGNYEHPISHISSVKTEKGSSSSESVPDDPTTTRLLCLSKGPESMDSESPLDGATSSSPKRKPASVGGLNQLENASKGKLSPVEGVNSHKDGNSAQNEKQLPPEKRYRAALLKSQYADLILKAREKTLNQNEKRNPEKLRLEKDELELQKKKEKARLQAEAKEAEEARRKAKAQAAAEAAAEAKRKLGLEREAARQALLEMEKSVEINENSRFLKDLELLKTVNTDHLTNLREVGHDSDGLGVFGFGGSNPLEQLGLFMKHDEDEDEADLLCFQDPSNEVEEGEID from the exons ATGACTGTGAGTAACGGTGGTTTCCCAGGAGATTACTTTCGTCATAATTTTGATAATGCTTCCGATTGTTTCAAGAGAGAGTCTGTTGAAGATGAAACTTTTGGTGTCCCCAGAAGGGTTTTACCCTTGTCTGACTTGTCATCATCCGAAAGGAAAAAGCTGATTCATAAGCTTCGACAGGAGCTGCAACAGATACGCTCCTTTCAGAAGACTGTTGCCCTTCCTAACTCTACGACTCTCACTAGTACACCTGCATGCAATTTGCCTCGTCCCACGAAGAGTTTTGGTATGTCACGTTGCTCTACTACTACTAACCCAGGACCCAAACCTGAGCCCCTTTCCACTTGTACAATGCTTCAGATGAAGCAATGTGAGATCCTCTTGAAACGATTGATGTCGCATCAGCATGGTTGGCTTTTTAAATCTCCTGTTGATGTTGTCAAGCTCAACATACCTGATTATTTTTCCATTATCAAACATCCTATGGATTTAGGAACTGTTAAGACCAAGTTAACCTCCGGCACATATTTAACCCCATCTGAGTTTTCTGCTGATGTCCGTCTTACTTTTCGTAACGCAATGACATATAACCCCATCGGAAACAAGGTTTTTAACATGGCTGATTCTCTCTCCAAGTTTTTTGAGTTGAAGTGGAAAACTATTGAGAAGAAGTCATCTGGAACCACCTCCGAACCAAGTAACTTGGCTACCTATGCTGACAAAGAGGTTGTAATGCCTGAGCCTCTTGctaagaagagaaagatcaatGCTGTGAACTTAGAGCCTGCTAAACGGGTTATGGCAGATGAGGATAAAGTAAAGCTTGGCAGAGATTTGGGCTCCTTAACAGAATTCCCAGTACATATAATCAATTTTCTGAGAGATCACAGCTCCAAGGAAGATGGATCTGGAGACGATGAGATAGAGATTGACGTTAATGATCTCAGTCATGATGCCTTGTTCCAGTTGCGGGATCTCTTTGATGAGTTCATGCGacaaaatcagaagaaagaTTCAAACGGTGAACCCTGTGAGCTAGAG CTTTTACATGGGTCAGGGCCCGGAAATTCATTGATGCAACACTGTGATG GGAGTGAATTGGAGGACGAGTATGTTGACGTTGGTAATTATGAGCACCCTATATCTCACATCTCATCTGTCAAGACAGAAAAAG GCTCTAGTAGCTCGGAGAGTGTACCAGATGATCCTACAACCACAAGATTATTGTGTTTATCAAAG GGTCCTGAGAGCATGGATTCGGAATCTCCCTTGGATGGAGCTACAAGCAGTTCCCCAAAGAGAAAAC CAGCTTCCGTCGGTGGATTAAATCAGTTGGAAAATGCATCCAAAGGGAAGCTAAGTCCTGTTGAAGGGGTCAATAGTCATAAAGATG GAAATAGTGCTCAGAATGAGAAGCAACTACCTCCGGAAAAGCGTTACAGGGCTGCTCTATTGAAAAGTCAATATGCGGATTTAATCTTGAAGGCTCGAGAGAAAACTCTTAATCAG AATGAGAAACGAAACCCAGAGAAACTGCGACTTGAGAAGGATGAACTCgaattgcaaaagaagaaaG AAAAAGCACGGTTACAAGCAGAAGCCAAGGAAGCTGAAGAAGCTCGTAGAAAAGCTAAGGCACAGGCTGCAGCTGAAGCTGCGGCTGAGGCTAAAAGGAAATTGGGACTTGAAAGAGAAGCAGCCCGACAGGCATTGCTTGAG ATGGAGAAGTCGGTTGAAATAAATGAGAATTCAAGGTTCCTCAAGGACCTTGAACTGCTTAAAACGGTTAACACGGACCATTTGACAAATCTAAGAGAGGTTGGCCATGACTCTGATGGGCTGGGTGTTTTTGGGTTTGGAGGAAGCAATCCTCTAGAGCAGCTGGGGCTATTTATGAAAcatgatgaggatgaagatgaagccGACCTGCTTTGTTTTCAAGATCCCAGCAACGAAGTAGAAGAGGGTGAAATTGACTGA